A genomic region of Planococcus kocurii contains the following coding sequences:
- a CDS encoding alkaline phosphatase, with the protein MIRKKLKTKVLPIALVSVLAITGITTFTLSTKANSSSSNQSKEDKKDNVQNIIFLIGDGVGTSYTSVYRYLQDDVSTKKVEEISFDSYLVGQQSTYPDDPTENVTDSASAATAMAAGIKTYNNAIAVDNDESNVTTVLEAAKKKGKATGLVATSEITHATPASFGAHDLARKNMTAIADDYYDELIDGEHKVDILLGGGTELFDRTDRNLTKEFQKDGYSYVTDRDELLSDDGEQVLGLFAPAGLPKMVDRDENIPSLEEMTTSAIDRLSEDKDGFFLMVEGSQVDWSGHDNDIVAAMSEMEDYDKAFQAAIEFAKKDGNTLVVATADHSTGGFSIGADGVYNWLMEPIKAAKRTPDFMAQQIVDGASVEETLHEYIDLDLTAEEVDMVKKVEKSNDVTVIDDSIEKIFDKRSHTGWTTSGHTGEDVPVYAYGPASRKFAGQLDNTDHAKIIFDLLKAKVTIDDK; encoded by the coding sequence ATGATACGTAAAAAGTTGAAAACAAAAGTACTGCCAATTGCTTTAGTATCAGTATTGGCCATTACTGGAATCACGACCTTTACTTTATCGACTAAAGCCAATTCTTCGAGTAGCAACCAAAGCAAAGAGGATAAAAAGGACAACGTACAAAACATTATTTTCTTGATTGGTGATGGAGTAGGTACTTCATATACGTCAGTATATCGCTACTTACAAGATGATGTTTCTACTAAAAAAGTTGAAGAAATCTCTTTTGATTCATATTTAGTCGGCCAGCAATCGACTTATCCCGATGATCCTACAGAAAATGTTACTGACTCTGCGTCGGCTGCAACAGCTATGGCTGCGGGTATCAAAACTTATAATAATGCGATTGCTGTCGACAACGACGAAAGTAATGTGACAACAGTACTCGAAGCTGCAAAGAAAAAAGGCAAAGCCACAGGATTGGTTGCAACTTCTGAAATTACACATGCAACTCCGGCATCATTCGGAGCTCACGATCTTGCACGAAAAAATATGACCGCGATTGCCGATGACTATTACGACGAATTAATTGATGGTGAGCACAAAGTGGATATTCTGCTAGGAGGAGGAACCGAGTTATTCGATCGAACAGACCGTAACCTTACGAAAGAGTTTCAAAAAGACGGCTACAGCTATGTCACTGACCGAGACGAATTACTCAGTGACGATGGCGAGCAGGTGCTTGGATTGTTTGCACCCGCAGGTCTTCCTAAAATGGTCGACCGTGATGAGAACATTCCTTCATTAGAAGAAATGACGACATCCGCAATTGATCGTTTGTCAGAGGATAAAGATGGATTCTTCCTCATGGTAGAAGGTAGCCAAGTCGACTGGTCAGGACATGATAATGATATCGTAGCCGCAATGAGCGAAATGGAAGACTACGACAAAGCATTTCAGGCAGCAATAGAATTTGCTAAAAAAGATGGGAATACGTTAGTCGTAGCAACTGCGGACCATTCGACAGGCGGTTTTTCGATAGGTGCAGATGGTGTTTACAATTGGCTTATGGAACCGATTAAAGCGGCAAAGCGTACGCCAGACTTCATGGCGCAGCAAATTGTTGACGGTGCTAGTGTTGAAGAAACCTTACACGAGTACATTGATCTGGATCTAACTGCTGAAGAAGTGGACATGGTAAAAAAAGTGGAAAAGAGTAATGACGTTACAGTTATCGATGATTCTATTGAAAAGATTTTTGATAAACGCTCACACACGGGCTGGACAACTAGTGGTCACACGGGAGAAGATGTACCCGTTTATGCATACGGTCCGGCAAGTCGAAAGTTTGCAGGGCAGCTCGATAATACAGATCACGCTAAAATCATTTTTGATTTACTAAAAGCAAAAGTCACAATTGATGACAAGTAA
- the proB gene encoding glutamate 5-kinase produces the protein MEKKRIVVKIGSSSLTDDEGKLSIEKLREHVDALASLRTHGHEVILISSGAVAAGCMGMGYLSRPDTVVDKQSAAAVGQSLLSQAYADECKKHRIVAAQLLLTKDLYKNANATISKLLERNVLPIINENDSVSAEELTFGDNDMLSALVSGLVHADILMILTDINGIYQDNPRTNPQAQKYLHLHEIPDELIDATSSDSSTVGTGGMKSKVEAARTALAFGVQVFIGSGTGSEKLVDIFKGKGDGTYIGVKTTMSV, from the coding sequence GTGGAGAAGAAAAGGATTGTAGTGAAGATCGGCAGCAGCTCATTAACGGACGATGAAGGCAAACTGTCGATTGAGAAGTTACGCGAGCATGTGGATGCGCTGGCCAGCTTAAGAACACATGGACATGAAGTCATATTGATATCGTCTGGAGCAGTCGCTGCGGGATGTATGGGCATGGGCTATTTATCGCGACCGGACACAGTGGTCGACAAACAATCAGCAGCAGCAGTGGGGCAGAGCCTATTATCGCAGGCATATGCAGACGAATGCAAGAAACACCGTATTGTGGCTGCACAGTTACTGCTGACGAAAGATCTTTATAAAAACGCCAATGCGACAATTTCCAAGTTATTAGAACGCAACGTCTTACCTATCATCAATGAGAATGATTCGGTTTCCGCAGAAGAGCTGACTTTTGGTGACAATGATATGTTATCAGCATTGGTCAGTGGTCTTGTGCATGCAGATATTTTAATGATTTTGACAGATATTAACGGCATTTACCAGGACAACCCGAGAACAAATCCGCAAGCGCAAAAATACCTTCACCTTCACGAAATCCCCGATGAATTAATAGATGCCACTTCCTCAGATAGCTCCACTGTGGGTACAGGCGGTATGAAATCAAAAGTTGAAGCAGCTCGAACGGCGTTAGCTTTCGGAGTTCAAGTATTTATCGGTTCGGGAACGGGCAGTGAAAAATTAGTTGATATTTTCAAAGGCAAAGGCGATGGAACTTATATTGGCGTAAAAACGACAATGAGTGTTTGA
- a CDS encoding glutamate-5-semialdehyde dehydrogenase — MTELLQEQQTSTSELIQKAQLAKQASAILAKSTTKQKNNALRSISAQLLKEQAFILEENSKDIEVGRQNSMSESLLDRLKLDGDRLTEMADALIQLTKLADPVGEVLEKWERPNGLTMSKIRVPLGVVGMIYEARPNVTVDASSLCLKTGNAVVLRGSSTAIHSNKAIVAVIHRALENSELPIDSVQLMEDTSREAASHMFKLNKYLDVLIPRGGAKLIQRVVQNATVPVLETGAGNCHIYIDETATVQMAIDIALNAKIQRPSVCNACESILVHKDWADKHLPLLLSALLAQQVTIHGDESVQKRSPDVIPAKEEDWGTEYLGLEVAMKIVAGVSEAIQHINTYGTKHSEAIISKNSENVDQFFMEIDASAVYHNASTRFTDGFEFGFGAEIGISTQKLHARGPMGLPALTSTKYIVRGNGQVK; from the coding sequence ATGACTGAACTTCTCCAAGAACAGCAAACGTCTACAAGTGAACTGATACAAAAAGCGCAACTAGCAAAACAAGCTTCAGCAATATTAGCAAAATCGACAACAAAGCAAAAAAATAATGCATTGCGTTCTATTTCAGCGCAATTACTAAAAGAACAAGCCTTTATTTTGGAGGAAAACAGCAAAGATATTGAAGTAGGACGTCAAAATAGCATGAGTGAGTCGTTACTAGACCGTTTGAAATTAGATGGAGACCGCTTAACGGAAATGGCTGATGCCTTGATTCAATTGACAAAACTAGCAGATCCTGTTGGTGAAGTATTAGAAAAGTGGGAACGGCCAAACGGTTTAACCATGTCTAAAATTCGTGTGCCTTTAGGCGTTGTGGGAATGATCTACGAAGCACGTCCGAATGTTACTGTTGATGCTTCTAGTTTGTGCTTAAAAACCGGCAATGCAGTGGTACTGCGAGGTAGTTCTACAGCAATACACTCCAACAAAGCCATCGTGGCGGTGATTCACAGAGCTCTTGAGAACAGTGAATTGCCTATTGATTCGGTACAATTGATGGAAGATACAAGTAGAGAAGCAGCTTCTCATATGTTCAAACTCAACAAATATTTAGATGTGCTCATTCCTCGTGGAGGCGCTAAATTGATTCAGAGGGTCGTTCAAAACGCTACAGTTCCAGTATTAGAAACGGGAGCAGGGAATTGCCATATTTATATTGATGAGACAGCAACTGTTCAAATGGCGATTGATATCGCATTAAATGCTAAAATACAGCGACCTTCTGTTTGTAATGCCTGTGAAAGTATTTTGGTTCATAAAGATTGGGCGGACAAGCATTTGCCACTGTTGCTAAGTGCGCTACTGGCTCAACAAGTAACTATTCATGGGGACGAATCCGTACAAAAACGCTCTCCTGATGTTATCCCTGCAAAGGAAGAGGATTGGGGAACGGAGTACTTGGGATTAGAGGTAGCGATGAAAATTGTAGCTGGTGTCAGTGAAGCGATTCAGCATATCAATACGTATGGTACAAAGCATTCCGAAGCAATCATTTCGAAAAACTCGGAAAACGTCGATCAATTTTTTATGGAAATCGATGCTTCCGCTGTTTATCACAACGCATCCACTCGATTTACAGATGGGTTTGAATTTGGTTTTGGTGCCGAAATTGGTATTAGTACGCAAAAACTTCATGCACGTGGACCAATGGGCTTGCCTGCTTTAACATCGACTAAGTACATCGTGCGTGGCAATGGCCAAGTAAAGTAA
- a CDS encoding DUF4395 domain-containing protein, producing the protein MTIPKPLVQTNQTFVVVTVVAALLFHPAILLLPFVVGAYTLVTKKNPVIQLGHLFLKKPAASYQQEDKDQQLFNQWIATISLGLSLIFFSFGIPSLGFVFSIMVIIAAGVALMGYCIGCTIRFRYMMWKHNRTKVQV; encoded by the coding sequence ATGACCATTCCAAAACCCCTTGTTCAAACCAATCAGACGTTTGTTGTCGTTACTGTCGTAGCGGCGTTGTTGTTCCATCCAGCCATTTTACTGTTGCCGTTTGTTGTTGGAGCTTATACATTAGTGACAAAGAAAAATCCAGTGATTCAATTGGGCCATCTCTTTTTGAAAAAGCCGGCGGCAAGTTATCAGCAAGAAGATAAAGATCAGCAATTGTTTAACCAGTGGATTGCGACAATTTCCTTAGGACTGTCCTTGATTTTCTTTTCTTTTGGCATACCATCGTTGGGCTTTGTCTTCAGTATTATGGTCATTATCGCAGCAGGTGTTGCGTTGATGGGCTATTGTATCGGCTGTACGATTCGCTTCCGGTACATGATGTGGAAGCATAATCGAACAAAAGTGCAGGTATAA
- the mgtE gene encoding magnesium transporter, whose amino-acid sequence MSTAIREDEITLALIQSLQEGNSNEFQAILSELQPYDMGVHYRHLPEKHRNKFLLYLTIFQLTDLMQELPKTEQAEILQKLGVEKSKKVLDRMDNDDLALFLDDLEPDRINELLSQINQDDSKFVQRTINYPPETAGRLMNNRYVWIPRHYTIRDAIDKIKHFAEIAEYLNYLYVVDEDKKLRGVISYKDLILGNLEDKVEDIMYNRVVKADVLMDQEDVAHIISRYDFVTLPIVEHDNTLAGVVTVDDVIDVVMQEANEDIEKLSASGKSIDFNTPAWTAAYRRLPWLILLLFIGLFSGSIISRFEDTLQAVVALTFFMPLIAGMTGNTGTQSLSVVVRGLASQKLDFKQTVKLIIRELWVGIIIGVICSVLILLIAYVWQGSFILGIVVGGSLLMTLIIGTLAGTIIPLILYRFNIDPAVASGPLITTINDILSLLIYFGMATLFISQLM is encoded by the coding sequence ATGTCTACAGCAATACGTGAAGACGAAATTACATTGGCATTAATTCAGTCTTTACAAGAAGGCAATAGTAATGAATTTCAGGCAATATTGAGTGAACTCCAACCTTACGATATGGGTGTTCATTATCGACATTTGCCAGAAAAACATCGAAACAAATTTTTGTTGTATTTAACGATTTTTCAACTCACAGATTTAATGCAAGAGCTGCCTAAAACAGAGCAAGCCGAAATTCTGCAAAAATTGGGTGTAGAAAAATCAAAAAAAGTGTTGGATCGTATGGATAACGATGATTTGGCTTTATTCTTAGATGATTTAGAGCCTGATCGCATTAACGAATTGTTATCTCAAATTAACCAAGACGATTCTAAATTTGTTCAAAGAACGATCAATTATCCGCCAGAAACTGCAGGACGTCTTATGAATAACCGTTACGTATGGATTCCACGGCATTATACAATTCGAGATGCTATTGATAAAATCAAGCATTTTGCAGAAATAGCGGAGTATCTCAATTACCTTTACGTAGTAGACGAAGATAAAAAACTACGCGGCGTGATTTCCTATAAGGATTTAATTCTTGGAAATCTTGAGGATAAAGTAGAAGACATTATGTACAACCGCGTCGTCAAAGCTGATGTATTGATGGACCAAGAAGATGTGGCACACATCATTAGCCGCTATGACTTTGTGACATTGCCCATTGTGGAACATGATAATACACTCGCAGGGGTTGTAACGGTTGATGACGTCATTGATGTCGTGATGCAAGAAGCCAATGAAGACATTGAAAAACTTTCGGCATCTGGTAAATCGATTGATTTTAATACTCCGGCTTGGACGGCAGCTTATCGTCGCCTTCCTTGGCTAATCCTCCTGCTGTTCATTGGTCTATTTTCAGGCAGCATCATTAGCCGTTTTGAAGATACGTTGCAAGCAGTTGTCGCATTAACCTTTTTTATGCCGTTGATTGCTGGGATGACTGGAAATACCGGCACACAATCCCTATCTGTTGTTGTTCGTGGACTAGCTTCGCAAAAGCTAGATTTCAAGCAAACCGTTAAACTGATCATCCGAGAATTATGGGTCGGCATCATTATTGGCGTGATTTGTTCTGTTCTTATTTTATTGATTGCTTATGTATGGCAAGGTAGCTTTATTTTAGGAATTGTCGTGGGTGGCTCTCTATTAATGACTTTAATTATTGGTACTTTAGCCGGAACTATTATCCCACTGATTCTGTACCGATTCAATATTGATCCAGCCGTTGCTTCCGGTCCACTGATTACTACCATCAACGATATTCTATCTCTGCTCATTTATTTTGGAATGGCCACACTGTTCATTTCACAATTGATGTAA
- a CDS encoding amidohydrolase family protein translates to MKFFDAHLHIIDSRFPLIENQGFMPEAFTRNDYLKSVEHFDVVGGAVVSGSFQAFDQSYLIDALKTLGDNFVGVTQLTHDTSDDRIIELNKLGVRALRFNVNRGGSEDLSRLDYFSRRVHELVNWHTELYINSRDLTEIEEKVAKLPAVSVDYLGLSKEGFSTLLSLVEKGIKVKATGFGRIDFDAAEAIRTIYSINPDALMFGTDLPSTRAKVPFQHSDVSLIHQALEQDQAENVLYRNALKWYLK, encoded by the coding sequence ATGAAGTTTTTTGATGCGCACTTACATATTATAGATTCAAGATTTCCTTTGATAGAAAATCAAGGTTTTATGCCAGAGGCTTTTACTAGAAATGATTACTTAAAAAGCGTCGAGCACTTTGATGTAGTTGGTGGTGCTGTAGTTTCCGGTTCGTTTCAAGCGTTTGATCAATCTTACCTGATAGACGCTTTAAAAACATTAGGAGACAACTTCGTTGGAGTTACTCAACTCACTCATGATACTTCAGACGATAGAATCATCGAATTAAATAAACTTGGGGTTCGGGCATTGCGATTTAATGTGAATCGGGGTGGTTCAGAGGACCTTTCACGGTTGGATTACTTTTCGAGAAGAGTTCACGAACTGGTTAACTGGCATACGGAACTTTACATTAATTCCCGGGATCTAACCGAAATTGAAGAGAAAGTAGCGAAGCTTCCGGCTGTTTCCGTTGATTATCTTGGATTATCCAAAGAGGGATTTTCAACTCTTTTATCATTAGTTGAAAAAGGAATCAAAGTAAAAGCCACTGGCTTTGGAAGAATCGATTTTGATGCAGCAGAAGCCATTCGAACTATTTATTCTATAAACCCTGACGCCCTGATGTTCGGAACAGATTTACCTTCTACAAGAGCAAAAGTGCCATTCCAGCATTCCGATGTCTCCTTAATTCATCAGGCACTTGAACAAGACCAAGCTGAAAACGTACTCTATAGAAATGCACTCAAGTGGTACTTAAAATGA
- a CDS encoding DUF5412 family protein, which translates to MVKILKVTLVLALLFCLYLIYTHFTYEFYYTNGEKDGDIVTSPNEAYSAQVYYQNYGGAAGGVNAFVNVVFHLEGDLERTVYFSDAKGRVQLNWLDDDLLSITNFDEYGDRSIELVVEKEIYDEDGGACDTYKIKQNYVCFSRDHVKNGS; encoded by the coding sequence ATGGTGAAAATCCTCAAAGTAACTTTAGTTCTGGCTTTACTATTTTGCCTATATTTAATCTACACACATTTTACATATGAGTTTTACTATACGAACGGTGAAAAAGATGGAGATATAGTCACTTCACCAAATGAGGCATATTCTGCTCAAGTTTATTACCAAAATTATGGTGGAGCAGCAGGTGGAGTCAATGCGTTTGTTAATGTTGTATTTCATTTAGAGGGCGATTTAGAACGAACAGTTTATTTTAGTGATGCGAAAGGGCGCGTCCAGTTAAATTGGCTTGACGATGATTTACTTTCTATCACCAATTTTGATGAATACGGGGATAGAAGTATTGAATTGGTTGTAGAGAAAGAAATTTATGATGAAGATGGCGGGGCATGTGATACATACAAAATTAAACAAAACTATGTATGTTTCAGTAGGGATCACGTTAAAAACGGTTCATAA
- a CDS encoding polymorphic toxin type 44 domain-containing protein, whose product MKKYHLIPTLFIAFLLSFSISHSVDASEKTNNIQELHDLIIEQNLVRLNEKGQLEINEKANAEYLKVSMSLFNDYTADLKKMNTLVEDDLLTFDENFQPVIYSPEEISQIVYEKSLSNPSERIIIDNQPVTIFADPSAPPSRNIKNLVIANRNNLESFLSSQKSLVKWGGGNPYTATIGYFVGKVKPKGSWDYKTVSGYAPWYKKFLGTFFDGTKVIDSAYIGNYNYGYTGELLFSKKDLLAAGDGVSIITSFMTNIQKGEFKASLDSEGDKAPVRRGFDNAVKYD is encoded by the coding sequence ATGAAGAAATATCATCTGATACCAACTTTATTTATTGCGTTTCTATTAAGCTTTTCTATTTCTCACTCTGTAGATGCATCTGAAAAAACTAATAATATTCAAGAATTGCATGATTTGATTATTGAACAAAATTTAGTAAGGTTAAATGAAAAGGGTCAGCTTGAGATAAACGAAAAGGCCAATGCAGAATATCTAAAAGTAAGTATGAGTCTATTTAATGATTATACTGCTGATTTGAAAAAAATGAACACACTTGTTGAAGATGATCTATTAACATTTGATGAAAATTTCCAACCAGTGATTTACAGCCCAGAAGAAATATCTCAAATAGTATATGAGAAATCTTTAAGTAATCCTTCCGAAAGAATCATCATTGATAATCAACCTGTTACCATATTTGCAGATCCAAGTGCACCACCTTCAAGGAATATAAAAAACCTAGTTATTGCTAATAGAAATAACCTTGAATCGTTTCTTAGTTCCCAAAAATCCCTTGTTAAGTGGGGTGGAGGAAATCCATACACAGCAACAATAGGATATTTTGTAGGAAAAGTAAAACCAAAAGGTTCTTGGGATTATAAAACTGTTTCCGGCTATGCGCCATGGTATAAGAAATTTTTAGGGACTTTTTTTGATGGAACTAAAGTCATTGATTCCGCTTATATTGGCAATTACAATTACGGTTATACAGGGGAATTGTTGTTTAGTAAAAAGGATCTGCTTGCAGCTGGAGACGGAGTCTCGATTATTACTTCTTTTATGACTAATATTCAAAAAGGAGAGTTCAAGGCTTCGCTTGATAGTGAAGGAGATAAAGCTCCTGTTAGAAGAGGTTTTGACAATGCTGTAAAATATGACTAG
- a CDS encoding DUF5412 family protein, with protein MYYNFVDGPLNVEWINEETISINNMELNIREDSYDFRKEK; from the coding sequence ATATATTACAACTTCGTAGATGGACCATTAAACGTTGAATGGATTAATGAAGAAACAATATCAATTAATAACATGGAACTGAATATTCGTGAAGATAGTTATGATTTTCGGAAGGAAAAATAA
- a CDS encoding helix-turn-helix domain-containing protein yields MYLGEVLKRIRRNRGFTQISVSKNIISQGSYSKFEAGLNNLETDVYIKILNNLNIDFEEVIFIRNSYNYEAKQLIIKQFFTLNYNNIEKLEEMSIAIAKFLKKKQDLDIEEIQIVCNAFLQLHLTRDIELTKRIIQPIWNRISKYEQWYLNDIRMINTILFLFPVNVATEFTQSVLTRLNKYKDFREAELLKTSFAINLSLLLIKEGNYVKALEIIEGSLEKYKKKMNYTILALYFSRKAICSFHLGKEDSIIFLEKAKNLTLLYEDAEYWERIRKEYNYYTSVVKFE; encoded by the coding sequence ATGTATTTAGGAGAGGTTTTAAAACGTATTCGAAGAAATAGAGGCTTTACCCAAATAAGTGTCTCTAAAAATATTATTTCTCAAGGTAGCTATTCTAAATTTGAAGCAGGATTAAATAATTTAGAGACAGATGTCTACATTAAGATTCTAAATAACTTGAACATTGATTTTGAAGAGGTAATTTTTATTCGAAATAGTTATAATTATGAAGCGAAGCAACTGATTATCAAACAGTTCTTCACCTTAAATTATAATAATATTGAAAAATTAGAAGAAATGAGTATAGCAATAGCAAAATTTTTAAAAAAGAAACAAGATTTAGATATTGAAGAAATTCAGATTGTCTGCAATGCATTTTTGCAGCTACATTTAACGAGAGACATCGAACTTACAAAAAGGATAATCCAGCCAATTTGGAACCGTATATCAAAATATGAACAATGGTATTTGAATGATATTCGTATGATTAATACTATATTATTTTTATTTCCAGTTAATGTAGCTACTGAATTTACTCAAAGTGTATTAACCAGGCTTAATAAGTATAAAGATTTTCGAGAAGCAGAACTTCTTAAAACTTCATTTGCAATAAATTTATCACTACTATTAATAAAGGAAGGAAATTATGTAAAAGCTCTTGAAATTATTGAGGGTTCACTTGAAAAATACAAAAAAAAAATGAACTACACTATATTAGCCTTATACTTTTCAAGAAAAGCAATATGTAGCTTTCACCTTGGAAAAGAAGATTCAATCATTTTTTTAGAAAAAGCAAAAAATTTAACGCTGCTTTATGAAGATGCAGAATATTGGGAGCGTATACGGAAAGAATATAACTATTATACTTCAGTAGTAAAATTTGAATGA
- a CDS encoding nucleoside 2-deoxyribosyltransferase: MEKFYVASSFRNIEAVNYVTNQLIDKGYLHTYDWTRNEKAKEEQTITLEDLIEIGQSEKEAVMESDFVVVLLPGGKGTHVELGIALGQKKKVFLYSQDGAIKNVETTSTFYHLPEVEKCYGTLEELVNKIAASDNVISRIGDI, from the coding sequence ATGGAGAAGTTTTATGTGGCATCAAGTTTTAGAAATATTGAAGCAGTTAATTACGTTACTAATCAATTAATAGATAAAGGATATCTTCACACTTACGATTGGACTAGAAACGAAAAAGCAAAAGAAGAACAGACAATCACATTGGAGGATCTAATAGAGATAGGGCAAAGTGAAAAAGAAGCTGTAATGGAATCGGATTTTGTTGTTGTTTTACTGCCAGGGGGAAAAGGTACTCATGTTGAGTTAGGAATTGCATTGGGACAGAAAAAGAAGGTTTTTCTATACTCACAAGATGGTGCAATTAAAAATGTTGAAACGACAAGCACATTTTATCATTTACCGGAAGTAGAAAAATGTTATGGGACCCTTGAGGAACTAGTGAATAAAATTGCTGCTTCAGACAATGTTATAAGCAGAATTGGAGATATCTAG
- a CDS encoding uridine kinase family protein: MEQLVGSFSSIPKKQKTLLIGIDGCGGSGKSTLANHLKKECSDVTIVHMDDFYLPSSQLINSHPKEKAIGADFDWVRMLKEVIEPISRNKEGCYQRYDWEKDDLTEWHKVPIGGIVVIEGVYSLRNELVDKYDYTIWVDCPRDVRLSRGLERDGEDARDTWENNWMISEDLYVKEHNPISKADLVVNGTK; this comes from the coding sequence TTGGAACAATTGGTAGGGTCATTTAGCTCGATACCAAAAAAACAGAAGACTTTACTGATTGGAATAGATGGTTGTGGAGGTTCAGGCAAAAGTACGTTAGCAAACCACTTGAAGAAGGAATGTTCGGACGTAACAATTGTTCATATGGATGATTTTTATTTGCCGTCGTCACAACTAATAAACAGTCATCCCAAAGAGAAAGCTATTGGCGCTGATTTTGATTGGGTACGTATGCTGAAAGAAGTTATTGAACCCATTAGTCGAAACAAAGAAGGGTGTTACCAGAGATATGATTGGGAGAAGGACGATTTAACGGAATGGCATAAAGTGCCCATTGGAGGAATTGTTGTAATAGAAGGCGTTTATTCCCTTCGTAATGAATTAGTGGATAAATATGATTATACAATATGGGTTGATTGTCCACGAGATGTGAGGCTTTCACGAGGACTTGAAAGAGACGGAGAGGATGCGCGCGATACGTGGGAAAATAACTGGATGATCTCAGAAGACCTGTATGTAAAAGAACATAACCCTATTAGTAAAGCAGACCTCGTAGTTAACGGAACGAAATGA
- a CDS encoding PadR family transcriptional regulator, with translation MTLRSQLLKGVLEACVMAVVEKDAVYGYELSQKLQNIGLPDISDGTIYPVLLRLQKNGFIYGETRPSASGPNRKYYFLTDSGKEELRKISSEWEEIAAPVSKLLKRSEDL, from the coding sequence TTGACGCTTAGAAGCCAATTATTGAAAGGGGTACTCGAAGCCTGCGTTATGGCCGTAGTAGAGAAAGATGCGGTTTACGGCTATGAACTATCGCAAAAGCTCCAGAATATTGGATTGCCGGACATCAGCGATGGAACCATTTATCCGGTTTTATTGCGGCTGCAGAAGAATGGATTTATTTACGGAGAAACGAGACCTTCAGCATCCGGGCCAAACCGGAAATATTATTTTTTGACAGACAGTGGAAAAGAGGAATTGAGGAAAATATCCAGTGAATGGGAAGAAATTGCCGCACCTGTTAGTAAATTATTAAAAAGGAGCGAGGACTTATGA
- a CDS encoding DUF1129 family protein — protein sequence MRSVKVLIKDNNEKRELLSEENLAFYEEFLFYIRTDLRVDEQSGEEVLMDLLDHLLESQDEGKTGKDLFGDRPQAYADELIDALPKEKKRNVAVFVLSQMLGIAGFFSITLGIIYIALSFFLEVDTTLSLGNILTILVTVAILSLIAVSFIFKLIRSSLFRPKRSRIIEYLKAGLFGATLFAVILLLVWLVPEFGPEISLQWWMYVLFGFVLLAGDKVMDRLK from the coding sequence ATGAGGTCAGTGAAAGTATTAATCAAAGACAATAACGAAAAGCGTGAATTGCTGAGTGAAGAAAACCTGGCGTTTTATGAAGAATTTCTTTTTTACATCCGCACGGATCTGCGGGTTGATGAGCAGTCAGGGGAAGAAGTATTGATGGATTTACTGGATCATCTGCTTGAATCGCAGGATGAAGGCAAAACAGGCAAGGATTTGTTTGGCGACAGACCACAGGCATACGCGGATGAACTGATAGACGCTTTGCCCAAGGAGAAAAAGCGCAATGTGGCTGTCTTCGTCCTGTCCCAAATGTTAGGCATAGCAGGTTTTTTCAGTATTACATTAGGGATTATCTATATCGCATTGTCATTTTTCCTTGAAGTGGATACGACGCTCTCTTTAGGTAATATTCTGACAATACTTGTAACCGTTGCGATTCTTTCATTAATAGCAGTATCGTTTATCTTTAAATTAATCCGTTCTTCTTTGTTCCGTCCGAAGAGGAGTCGAATCATCGAATATTTGAAAGCCGGTTTGTTCGGTGCCACTCTATTTGCAGTTATACTACTGCTGGTTTGGCTTGTTCCAGAATTTGGTCCGGAAATCAGTTTGCAATGGTGGATGTATGTGTTGTTTGGTTTCGTTTTGCTGGCGGGAGATAAAGTGATGGATCGTTTGAAATAA